The window ATATTATTATGGCTAGTATTTTATTTTCTTTTGTTGGAAATCAAGATCCTGTTTCTCACAACACTAATGAGGAAGGATCAATCGTTACTCTAGTTAGATATTTATTAGCTCAACAAAAAACCATCAAAAAAATTATTCTTTTATATACTGAAACTACGGCAAAAGGGGCAAAAGAAACTCAAGAATGGTTACTCGATATTTTAGAAAATTCTCCTTTTAAACCTGAAGATTTTAGCTTAATTCAAGTACAAGAAAAGTTATCAACTGATCCTGTTAATTTATCTTTAGTTATTGAAGAAGTAAAAACACAAATTAAGAAAATTCAGGAAATTCAAAAAGGTGATGATATTTTAGAGTTAAATTCTTCTTCTGGTACTCCTACAATGAAAGCATCTTTAGGGGTTTTACAGGGTGCTGGTTATCTCCCTAAAAGTAATATTTGGCAGGTGAGAAATCCCCGTGAAATGAGAGAAGGACAAGCAAGAGTATTTAAGACTAATGTGGATATTTTAAAACAAGAATTTGATATTAAAGTAATTAAAGAACAGGTTAGTAACTATAACTATAATGGTGCTTTAAAAACTTTATCTAATAGCTCACTGGTTGATAATGGAATTGGTTATTTTTTACAATATGGGGCTTATCGCCTTGCTTTTAATTTTAAGGATGCTAGTGAATATATTCGAGATTTTCGTTCTTTTTTTGAGGAAAGATTAACCAAAGAAATCAACAGATTAGCTAGTAAAAATCAAGAGAGCATTTTAATTGAACTTTATTATCATATTTTAGCTCATTTAAAAACGAAAGAATATTCTCAGTTTTTAATTTTAGTTTTTGGTTTTCAAGAGTTCGTATTAAAGTTTTTGGTGAGAAAATTTATTTCTCCTGATTTATTAAATAAATCTTGGAATCAAAATCTTAAACAATCAGTCATTAATGCTTGTAATAATTATGAACATGGTGAATTGAGAAAATATGTTCAGAAATATAGACAATATAATCAAACTCTACAAATAGACAAGATGAGTCGAATTGTGATGTTAAGAATTATTCAGTATCCTTCTTTTTCTTGCCCTAAATCTTTAATCGATAATTTACTTCATTTAGAATCTTATTGTGACAAACGCAATGAATTAGTACATCAGTTTGAGGGAGTCTCTGAGTCCGATATTACGGAAACTGAGTTGAATGATATGGTTAATAAAATTCAGAGTATTCTAAGTGACTTGTTTCCTGATTCTTTTATTAAGGAAAGCTGTTTTGCTGTATTAAATAAAAAGATTATGGCAAAACTAATCAATAGCGACGGATAGCAGAAATGAACTTAAATACTTATTCTCTCGTTTTATCCCTCGATGTATTGTTAGATAAGGATTTCAGAGATTTTTCTTTGACAAAAATAGGTTAAATTGATTATAATTTTGCTATCGGTCGCAAACCGCCTCTGGAATTATTATCAGATAAGCGTTTTAAAACTGGCGCTCTCCCTTAATGGGAGAAACTAATTGAATGGAAACTAAGTTTTGTTTTACTAATCCCCCAATGAATTAGCTCTCCCTTAATGGGAGAAACTAATTGAATGGAAACGATATATATCTATATCTCCCTGCGATTATTAAACAGTCTCTCCCTTAATGGGAGAAACTAATTGAATGGAAACTAGTTTTTCAGCCTCAACACGGGCGGTTTCCTGAGTTAGCTCTCCCTTAATGGGAGAAACTAATTGAATGGAAACCGTAAAGAGGGTTTGTTCTCTTTAGTGCTAAACGGTAAACACTCTCCCTTAATGGGAGAAACTAATTGAATGGAAACAAGCACATAATGTAACTTTGGTGGGAGTTTATCAAGATCTCTCCCTTAATGGGAGAAACTAATTGAATGGAAACTGACCTGACCGCGTAGACCCTCGATAGCAAAAAACTTCTCTCTCCCTTAATGGGAGAAACTAATTGAATGGAAACATAGCCCCTGTTATAGCTTCATAAAAAGGAAAGAAACTCCTCTCCCTTAATGGGAGAAACTAATTGAATGGAAACCAAACACGCTAGTTAAGATATCACTAGCTAAATGCTGTACAGCTCTCCCTTAATGGGAGAAACTAATTGAATGGAAACCTGCATCGGAATATCATTACCTTGGCGAACAGCATTGATAGTATCCTCTCCCTTAATGGGAGAAACTAATTGAATGGAAACTGATATGCGATCACTATACACGTTCATCTCAATCACTGCCTCTCCCTTAATGGGAGAAACTAATTGAATGGAAACTAGAAGGCAATCGTGACATCTTCAGCTTATCCCATCTCTCCCTTAATGGGAGAAACTAATTGAATGGAAACTTAAAAGCCCAATTAGCAAATTCAGTATCTCGCGAAGAGTTTAATGAGCTCTCCCTTAATGGGAGAAACTAATTGAATGGAAACAAGAAGGCTTGGTGTTGCTGAACTAGCTCTGCTATAGCCGGGCTCTCCCTTAATGGGAGAAACTAATTGAATGGAAACTTCATACCAACTTGTATCTTGGCAAGAAAAGTTTATCTCTCCCTTAATGGGAGAAACTAATTGAATGGAAACCTAAGTTTTTATTACTACCTATGATAAAGGCATTCGCTCTCCCTTAATGGGAGAAACTAATTGAATGGAAACGCAATTAGATGCAAACCCTGAATTGGTTGACAAATTAAACTCTCCCTTAATGGGAGAAACTAATTGAATGGAAACCATATCCGCGTCCTCATCGAAAGTCATCCCTTGGGTGAGACTCTCCCTTAATGGGAGAAACTAATTGAATGGAAACCTCCAAGTTAATCAACAATATTGATTTGACGTTTAAACTCTCCCTTAATGGGAGAAACTAATTGAATGGAAACAACTTGCCCATTCAGAAGGTACGGGCTTAAATTTACTCTCTCCCTTAATGGGAGAAACTAATTGAATGGAAACTCAACATTGCGCTCTGTTGTCTTTAAGGTGGAGGCAGGCTCTCCCTTAATGGGAGAAACTAATTGAATGGAAACAAATATCGTAACAGAGTTCTGGAGAATAGATAGGTAGCAACTGCTCTCCCTTAATGGGAGAAACTAATTGAATGGAAACTGAATTTAAGAATATAGTGGGATATCCGCCAGAAGCAGCCCTCTCCCTTAATGGGAGAAACTAATTGAATGGAAACAATCTCTTCTTCAGTTTTCTGCTCTGCCTCGGCTACTTTATCCTCTCCCTTAATGGGAGAAACTAATTGAATGGAAACGAGGTATATCCCCACCTTTAATAACATCAGCATTAATCTCTCCCTTAATGGGAGAAACTAATTGAATGGAAACCTTCATACCCTTTTCTTCTTGAGTTAAATCAGCCCAGTTCTCTCCCTTAATGGGAGAAACTAATTGAATGGAAACAATCCAACAGTCTCTGGGCAATTAGCATGTAACCAATCTCTCCCTTAATGGGAGAAACTAATTGAATGGAAACTTAGATCTAGGTGATACAATTCATCTGGACGCATAGATTTCTCTCCCTTAATGGGAGAAACTAATTGAATGGAAACTTTAGAAGTAATAGTAGAATTAACAATAGCAGATTTACCGCTCTCCCTTAATGGGAGAAACTAATTGAATGGAAACCCATAGCTCCTCTTTCGAGGAGGCTGAATTATTAACCACTCTCCCTTAATGGGAGAAACTAATTGAATGGAAACGCAGTCATATAAAGCTGTACAGTCTCGTGGGAACTAGACTCTCCCTTAATGGGAGAAACTAATTGAATGGAAACCTTAGACGAGTTGAGGATAGCTTGCCAAGAAAAAGAAAAACTCTCCCTTAATGGGAGAAACTAATTGAATGGAAACTAAAGATAATGCGGTTTCATAATCTCCAGCAACACTACCTCTCCCTTAATGGGAGAAACTAATTGAATGGAAACAGGTCGTCCTCCTGAGTTGCCATCTCCTCGAGAATAAGACTCTCCCTTAATGGGAGAAACTAATTGAATGGAAACACATGGCTAACGTTGCCGTCACTGGAGAGAACGGTCTATTCTCTCCCTTAATGGGAGAAACTAATTGAATGGAAACGCACATGGCAGCGTCATCTGCTAAGTCGGAATATTTTTCAGGCTCTCCCTTAATGGGAGAAACTAATTGAATGGAAACAGGTTGAAAAAGAAGTTAAGGGATTTACTGTGTTCGTGCCATTAACCTCTCCCTTAATGGGAGAAACTAATTGAATGGAAACAAATAAATCTTTTCAGTTCGAGTATATTCGTCCTCGGCTCTCCCTTAATGGGAGAAACTAATTGAATGGAAACTTTATTTCATCGTAGCTAACAGTTACTACATAATCACTCTCCCTTAATGGGAGAAACTAATTGAATGGAAACGTACCCAGAAACAAATCCAAGCATGAGCACCTGTACTACCTGCCCTCTCCCTTAATGGGAGAAACTAATTGAATGGAAACTCAATATTGGTATCGTTGTTTTGTTTAACAATGAAAGGCTCTCCCTTAATGGGAGAAACTAATTGAATGGAAACTTTATTGAGAGATGATCATCAGTTTATTATTATTTAAGCTCTCCCTTAATGGGAGAAACTAATTGAATGGAAACCGTTCATATCTATGAACTAAATAAAGTACATAAAAAAGAACTCTCCCTTAATGGGAGAAACTAATTGAATGGAAACAAGGCTTCGATGGTTTTAGACGAAGCTTTTTCGTTAACGCACTCTCCCTTAATGGGAGAAACTAATTGAATGGAAACTTGGGATTATAACGATAACACGCTATGTAATTATCTCTCCCTTAATGGGGGAAACTACGATGTTTTGTCTAGTTTTTGGTAGCGTTGGGAGAGTGCGATCGCACCTTCTTTATGTCTATCCCGTAAATCTTCAGGGTAAATAACTTCGACACAACTACCATAACTCTGTAACCAAAATAAAAATTCATTAAGAGAACGGGGAGGAAGACTTATAAAATAATCGAGAAATAAAATTTGATTATTATAGTTATCTTTAGTAACTTTTATTCTTTGTTTAGAGTGTCTTAAATCTCCTTCCAAAATAAAATTAGAAATAGGAGGATAAAACCTGACTTTAATTTTTTCCAGTGTCAGTTTTCCTTTTAATTCTAATTGTTGTTCCTCTAAATTACCTAAGTTTAATCCCCAACCATTAGTTAATAACTGTTCAACATTTTTCAGACATTCTTTTTGAGCTTGAATATTTCTACCCGCCGGGGATAATAATTGAAAATAATCACTAAAACGGTTTAATCTTCCTATAATTAAATGACCATTAGCACAGTTTTCATATACTAAATACCAAGCAATATTGTAATAAATTAACTGTATAGGAATGACGATTTCTATGCCGATATTTCCTTGATTATAAAAATCTTTTTTGCGACTAATTTCGATAGTCTGTCCTTTAATAATTGCTTCTTCTAAAGATGGTATATGATGATATAAAGTCTTTTGATTATTTCCCTTTAAAATCATTTCTTTAGGATCTGTATAGTTAACGGCTCGGTTATAATTTCTTTTGATGGGATAGAAAAAATCATCCTTTGTCTTTAACTCTAATCCTCTAATTCTTTTTTCTAATTGTTGATAAATTTTTTTGGCTGTGGCATCTCCTTGATAATTTGCCATAGACTCTAAAGCATCAAAAGCGGTTTTAAATTCGGGTTTAGTCATAACGCCAGTACCGAAATAGTAACCCCAACGATACATTCTTCTTTCTAAAATATTGTATTCTCGGAGAGTTTCTAAATCTTTTCTGAGAGTGGCAATGGCTGGAGGAGGAATGTCAATATGATATTGTTGGGCAATGGAGATGATTTTTTCTTGCAGTTGATGGATAACGTTGGTGTTGGAGTCTTCTTCTGTGCCGAGGTTGGGATGATTAATGATAGTGAGGATTAATAACATTAATCGTTGAAAGGATTTTAAATCGCTATGGGGATGTAGAGTTGGTTTTTTTGCCATAGAATTTTGAAAAATTTAATATTAATCATTTTAGTTCATATCTGATAAAAGATTTATAAATAAGAAGTTTTGAGAAAAAAAAATCTTTTAATGAATATTAGCTTATGAGAGTTATTTGTTTAGGAATGGGTAACAATAGTGACTGTTGAGGCAAACTTAGAAAATTAATACCAAGAAATCAATCATTCTAAAATCGCTTTCGTAGGTTGGGAAGTGCGATAGCGTAACCCAACACCAGTAAACCCCTTTGCAGTAAGCATCTACAAATCTACAAATCATATCCCTTCATATTGTATTGATTATCTATGAATCTATCCGATAATTTTGATAAGGTTCGCTCTGATATTACTTGGCTTATCTCCACTCGCCCTGATTTGGTGGCAAAGGCTAAACTAATCGCCCAAGGTAAATACGATCCTAACCAAGACAATACTCTTGATAATAATGATAAAAAATTTCTCCGTTGTTTCCTTAATTTAATTATTGTTAATCCTAATGATTTACATGGTAAAGTATATGTAACCGATAATGTGGAATCTCGATCGCACCTCACCGCTAGTTCCATCACCATTGCTAACTGGATTAATGGCATCTCTAACTTTCCCCTCTTTTTCTTTTTAGTGGAAACTACATTTTTACCTATTGTTGGAGGAATGGGAGCGATATTAGCCACAGGAGCGGTTTTAGGCATTGGTAACACCTTTGGTGCAAGTGTGGCGAAATGTCGCAAAGGTAATCGTAGTTGGTCATTATGGGGTGGTTTACTGGCTTTAGTAGGCTTAAACGTCATACAAACAGGGGCTACTGGTATCGGTGTAGAAATGATGAATAACCGCTCTGAATTGAACCGCATCTATGCAACTAAAATCGCCAATAATTATTTAACCGATAAAGAAAATCAAATTACCTACCTACAACAATCAGAAAACCCCATCTACCTTAATGTTAAAGAAAGATGCGATGTCGGCACAACTCAATTTAATACCCTTCCCCCTAGGCATCCTAACCGAGATGCTTTATATGTGAGTTTATACGGTGCTTTTGCCCAAAAAGATACTAACTGGAACAATTTACCCTTTGAAAAATTACCCGTTTGTCGTCAAGTTACCCGTTTAGAAAACGAAAAAAATCAAGAATTAGAAACTGCGATTTTATCTTATCAAAACCTCCTAACCGAACGTAGTCAAACAGGATCAGATTTAGTCTTTTTAGAAAAATTTGCCCTCCAAGTCTTTAACGAACATTTTACAAATCAACGAGAGATCAAGTCGGGAACAATCCTTGTGGGGTTAGCCACTACCGAAGTATTTAATAAACTATCTAAGGGAAAATGGACAGAATTAGGTCTTTCTTACTTCATCTTTATCTTATCAGCTATTACCAGTATAGCCTCCTGCGTGATGGCATTAACCCACGCCCTCAGTAAAGATGTGCAAAACTCGTACGATCCCCAATTACAAATCATTATTGATGACTACTTTCAAGAAATGAGACAGGCTTTAATGATAGCCCAAGCCAACGACACCCATATTATCTCCGAACTAGATCCAACCATTCAATCTTTAGAAAACAGCTACCACTATGAATATGAACCTAACGACATGGGAACAGGAAATATTAATCACCCTTTACCAGAAGGAAATGAAAAAGAATGGCAAAATTGATTTACCGACAATTCAAGCCTTAGTTAATCAATATCAGGAAGGAGAAATAATCCCTTCTCAACCCACCCCAGAAACCACTCCTTCCCCTAATCCTTCTCAATTCTCCGCTAATTATACGAAAATTAACTCTGACAACAACACTATTAATAATACGAATGTTACTAATGTTCCTCCACCAGAAAATCCACCTGTGAAGATAGAAGCGGAAATCATTAATGAGGATAAAGAGAAAAAAGCTCCTATTTCCGAAACAATCACCGTCAATAATGAAATTCCCATTGATACTCAACAATTAGAGAGAATTATTTTAGAATTACAATTAACAGAAACCGCTCAAAATTTAGCTAAACCACCGAAGAAAAGACTTAAATCACCGCATTTAGGAGAAATCGAAAAGAGATTAAATCAATTTATTTACAAAAATAATAGTTATTAATAATAAATAAAAATGAATAATCGATTCAAAGGAAGCCTTGTGAAAAATATTGCTTCCGCCTTTATTAATGGTTTAATTACCCTTTCTCTAC is drawn from Cyanobacterium aponinum PCC 10605 and contains these coding sequences:
- a CDS encoding helix-turn-helix transcriptional regulator, which gives rise to MAKKPTLHPHSDLKSFQRLMLLILTIINHPNLGTEEDSNTNVIHQLQEKIISIAQQYHIDIPPPAIATLRKDLETLREYNILERRMYRWGYYFGTGVMTKPEFKTAFDALESMANYQGDATAKKIYQQLEKRIRGLELKTKDDFFYPIKRNYNRAVNYTDPKEMILKGNNQKTLYHHIPSLEEAIIKGQTIEISRKKDFYNQGNIGIEIVIPIQLIYYNIAWYLVYENCANGHLIIGRLNRFSDYFQLLSPAGRNIQAQKECLKNVEQLLTNGWGLNLGNLEEQQLELKGKLTLEKIKVRFYPPISNFILEGDLRHSKQRIKVTKDNYNNQILFLDYFISLPPRSLNEFLFWLQSYGSCVEVIYPEDLRDRHKEGAIALSQRYQKLDKTS